GCCTCTGTGTGCACGTTATACAATTCCACACACTGGCAGTATGAAGAAACAGGgattgtctttattttctgtcccTTATTTGTGTAATGAGTTTTCTTGTTCCTcttcacatacacacacacacacacacacacacacacaaaatcagcAAAGCCTTTGCCAAATATCTGATTTCTTTGGCCAGGCTCAATTAAGGGAGGGATCCTAATCCATTTGTTCAGTACTTCTTCTTGGAAGTCTCATGATTTCGAGTGGGACACAGAGTTGGGGCATTGGGTTCCCCATTGAACACTATTGTGTGTTTGCTGTAGGACTGTGGATAAGAAGCTTCAGAGCTCTGTGCTTTAGTTTAGAGATTTCCCAGTTTAGATATGACTGTGACCTTTTTGTGTATGCACTTTGTGCAAGGAGCCATTTGCAATGCTGTAAtatgctctctctctctcatattgCAGTACACATCAAGTTCTTCTGGAGGAGAGAGCTCTTGTGAGGAGGGCAGGATGCGGAGGCCAACCCAGCTGAGGCCTTTCCATTCTAGAAACACTGTTGACCCAGACTTCCCTATTTTGCATTTATCAAGTGATCCTGATTATTCGTCCAGCAGCGAGCAGTCATGTGACACGGTGATTTACGTTGGCCCCAATGGCACTGCCCTTTCTGATAAGGAACTGACAGATAATGAGGGTCCCCCTGACTTTGTTCCCATAGTTCCTGCTCTGCAAAAGACCAAAAACGAGGGCAGGTTGGAAGAAGTTAGTGAATCGGGGCCCAGCACGTCTGAAAGAGACTGCCTGAAGTGCAACACCTTTGCAGAGCTCCAGGAGAGGCTGGATTGCATAGATGGCAGTGAAGAGACCGACAAATTTCCCTTTGAAGAGATGCCTGCTCAATTTAGCTCAGACCAGATGTCTAAGTGCTCTGTCTCAAGCCAGCTGGCAGAGCTTAGCCACTTACCAGAGTCAGATAAGGAAGATACGATGCCAGAAAGTCAACATCCTGACAGAGAAGCcaaggaaaatataaatgcaaCACCCAGCAAACTTAAAAGAAATCACTCCCCTGTTCCTTCTGGAGCTCTTACTAATGTTTCAACTCCTTCTTCTCCCAGGAGTGTAACAGGCAGCTCTAGTAAAGAGCTTAGCTCTTGTCAGTTAGCACACAGCACCAgcttgcagagcagcagagaaggtCTCAATACCTGTGGATTTGTGGAAGGCAAACCTCGGCCAATGGGTTCGCCCCGGCTCGGCATTGCGAGCCTCTCGAAGACATCTGAGTACAAGCCACCAACTTCTCCTTCACAGAGGTGCAAGGTCTATACTCAGAAAGGAGTCCTGCCCAGCTCCACTCCCCCACCAGCTCCCCTGAGTAAGGATACTGGGATGACATCTAGTGAATCTTTATTGCAGCCAGAAATCCGGACCCCACCTGTAGGCATGAGCCCTCAGATCATGAAAAAGTCGGTGTCCTCCAGCAATGGGGATTTTGAAGAGACCATTCTTGATGAAGACCAGCAACAAAGCATTTCTCCAGAATCCAAGAAGGAGATTCTGAGCACCACCATGGTGACTGTGCAGCAGCCGTTAGAGCTGAATGGAGAGGACGAGCTGGTGTTCACCCTTGTAGAAGAGCTAACCATTAGTGGAGTCCTTGACAACGGGCGCCCAACCAGTATCATCAGTTTTAACAGTGACTGCTCTGTGCAGGCTTTGGCTTCTGGGTCTCGGCCAGTCAGTATTATCAGCAGCATATCTGAAGATCTTGAATGTTACTCCAGTGCAGCTCCTGTGTCTGAAGTCAGTATCACGCAGTTCCTTCCACTTCCAAAGCTGGGCCTGGATGACAAATCCCAGGATGATGGCAGCAGGCGCTCATCCATCAGCTCATGGTTGAGTGAAATGAGCACAGGGAGTGACGGTGAACAGTCATGCCACAGCTTCATAGCCCAGGCATGTTATGGGCATGGGGAAGCAATGGCAGAACCCCCTGTCTCTGAGTTTGCGAGCACCATACAAAGTGCCAGCATGATTTGTGTAAGTGACAAACAGAAGCCAGTGACTGACAACATGCTTATACTGTCAGAAatgggggaggaagctttcGGCAAAGTGCCACCCATCAAAGGCTGTAAAATATCAGCTCTAGGGAAAACTACTGTCACAATCAAAAACACCACAAGCCTCAGCAGCTGTGAAGGCTACATCCCAATGAAGACAAACATTACCGTGTATCCATGTATTGCCGTTAACCCCTTCAAAGCACAAGACACTGATGACACTCTACCGGCAGTAACCGCAGACCCAAAAGTTGCTCATGCCCATGATGGGAAAGAATCCAGTGCTAAGAAGGATATTAAATTTGAAGACCCTTGGCTGAAGAGAGAAGAAGATGTAAAAAAGGACAGCTCTGGGAGCAGTGATGGGCCAAGGCCTGACACAACCAGAGTTTCAGCCAAGCCTGAGCACAGCACAAAGCAGTCCTCAGCAGACAGgtttagcagcagcagcagcagcggggacGCCTCTATTTCCCCAGGATCTGACAGTCCAAAAAGGATTGTGGATGGGTGTGAGGTAGCAGCATCCGGCTCTGCAACCCAAAGCCCTGTTCATTCTGGTGACGGCTTGAAGAATGGCAGCCTCCCTCGAGGGCTCCCGAAGGCAAGCAAGCTGGAGGAGCCTGACAGTCACCTCCATCCTACTGCCACTGACACCAGTGGAGTTGGCTGTCCTGCCCTCCCCCAGTTTTCTAAGGGTAGCCTCGACAAGAAAATGGCCTCTCCCAAACACTGTGTCCTTACTCGTCCCAAAGGGACCCCTCCTCTGCCACCGGTGAGAAAGTCAAGCTTGGATCAGAAGAACAgagccagcccccagcacagcgcagccagcagcaccacgAGCAGTCCCTCCAGCCAGCCCGGGTCCTTCCTGGCCAGCTTCCCTGAGGAGCTGAGTGCCAAACAGAAGGGCCCTGGCATTGACACCAGtggcaacaacagcagcagcaagctctTCAGTGCCAAACTGGAGCAGCTCGCCAGCAGGACCAACTCCCTCGGGAGGTCCACAGGAAGCCACTATGAGTGTTTGTCgctggaaagagcagaaagcCTGTCCTCTGTGAGCTCCAAAATGAGCCCTGGCAAAGACACCACCATGCCTAGGGCCGGAAGGAGCCTCAGCCGCAGTGTCATGTCCTCACCCACCAACTCGGGCCTCTCCCAGTCCGCAGGTGCCTCCCCGAAAGCCAGCCAGTCGAAGATTTCTGCAGTCAGCAAGCTCCTGCTGGCGAGTCCCAAGGCCCGCAGCCTGTCTGCCTCTGCCACCAAAACGCTCAGCTTCTCGACCAAGTCTCTGCCTCAGTCCGTAGGGCAGAGCTCCAGCTTGCCTCCGAGTGGGAAGAACATGTCCTGGTCAACGCAGTCCCTCAGCAGAAACCGGGGCTCCAGCCTTGCTTCCAAATTGCCCCTTCGTGCCGTCAACGGGCGCATTTCAGAGCTGCTCCAAGGGAGTGCCAGTGCCAGAGGCTTACAGCCACGGGGAAGCTCAGAGGCAGATGAGCATGGAGGCCTTCCGGGAGACGAGAAGCCAGCTGTTCACATGCTGCCTTCACCTTACAGCAAGATCACCCCTCCTCGGAAACCTCACCGCTGCAGCAGTGGTCACGGGAGCGACAACAGCAGTGTCCTGAGTGGGGAGCTGCCCCCTGCCATGGGGAAGACAGCCCTCTTCTACCACAGCGGGGGGAGCAGTGGCTACGAGAGCATGATGAGAGACAGTGAGGCGACGGGGAGCGCCTCTTCGGCACAAGACTCCATGAGCGAGAACAGCAGCTCTGCGAGCGGCAGGTGCCGAAGTCTCAAAAATCCAAAGAAACGATCAAATGCAGGTAAGCTTGCGTTGGTGTGAAAGAGGGACTCAGACCAAAGCAGATAACTAGTACCTGGTGGGGAGGCTAGCCCTAAAGGTGAGCTAATTCAGTACCAGCTAAATCACTTAGCAGAGAAGCGAGACCAGGGTGAGTGTCCTAGGCTCCGAGTTTCTTCATTTTGCAACATGCACAAATCCTCCGTGGTTGCATTGCCTTTGCAGTGCAGTCTCCACCTCACGTATTTCACTTAGATCTACTTCACATGAACAGAAGAACATTTATCCTGAAAACTGGTTAATATTGCCAATGGCAGCCACAttcaagtatttatttatacaaatattCTTCTGATTTGATTCCAGAAAGACACCTTTGTGAGGCAGTGAAATGTAACTTATTCTTAAGCACTTTGGGCACAGACTCTCCTCTTGGTATGCATGTGTTTCACCAGCACAAGATCAGAGTCTTGCTGAATAGCAGTATCTGTTGTGAGCCCACTTTTGCTCCTTGTGTGCTCTGGTTGCCCAAAGATGCAAGATGCTCTGCAGCTGAAACCACCTCTGAGTTCCTTCTTCCCACCTAGAAGATGCAACAAAGTTGTGCCCATGCCCCTTGAAAGATGTTATCCTGCCTCTGAGACTCTTGGTTTTTAACTTGAGTTATGAGTCCTTTTCCCAGTAACTTATTgataacaaataataaattatattaataataatatgtGGGAGCTACTGCACTGAAGCACTTGCAAATCTGAAACCTTTTTAGTGATCATAGAAAGGATcagaaagatttcatttttgttcagaTATAATCCCCATTAGCTTTCACACTACATCAGGACTTTTTAATTAGATGGCAAGAGCCTCCTGGCTCATACCAAGAGTCTGTGCAGTTGCAACTAGTACATCTTCCCACCAGAACGAGTTTCAGAAAATTGCAGGACAGGGATGAGGAGCATCCATCAGCTGGTCACCTCACCTTTCTCCTGGGTGCTGTTTTCCTAACCTGAGGTGCAAGTCCTGCCTAAcctacttttgaaaaaaatgcacattggCATTGGTGTGAACTGGTGTGCACAGGTATGTGAAGTATCAGTGGCTGCTTAGCCTACAGTAGCGCTGACTGTCCAAAATGTGTTATTCTCATTGAGTTCCTAATTCACCAGCCATTCCCACTTGCTGGGATTCATTTGCAGTGAATGAACTGAGTAATGCATAACTCTCCCTTTCTTTATGCTCTTGACTGTGGTAGCAGGGCGAACATGTGCAGAACAGATGTGAATACAATAGATACTGCTATTAAAACCATATACATAAGTGCATGGCTGATTGTACCTGTTCAGAGGATGCATCTGAAAGTGATCACTCTACACAGTGCAAGCACAGACCAAGTGATGAAATAATCTTTCTGTTAACTTTGCATCCTATGAGAAAAACCTTGTTCCTATCCCTTCAGTTTACGTGGCAGTAAAttgattttcctctttctgagaAGCTGTTCCTTTAATAGCTCCTTTCAAATATAAACTTTTTAATGGTAacttgcaagaaaaagaaggatgaTTTGTATgttgtggaaaaggaaaagaaagctgtcCACAGAGACTGTGTTTCTGGGCGTATACTGGCAACTGGATTGTATCTTGTGGAGAAGCTGCCCATATGATATGGACTTTTTCCACAggatatttaaatgaaaaaaattatcaagttCTGTGAAAACAGGCAGCTGTGCAGATGAGGGAACAGAGAGAAAACCGCAATGTAGATTTATCCTTATTAGACACTACAGAACACACCCCCTTCCCTGGGGGAACTACTTTAACAAAATACTCTGAGAAGAGCTTGAGGCAGAGCCTGCAGATTCTTTAGACTCCAGAGGTCTTCCCAAACCTAAATCAGTAGGAGACCAAGATCTGTTTACTCTGATGCTTATAAAACTAGCTGTTTCATTTCACTTCTCTCTGCTTagaccatagaatcacagaatcatttaggttggaagagacctttaagatcatcaagtccaaccataaagCTAGCACTGCCTAGCCCATTGGAGGCTGGGCAAGGCTGGAGATACGAGCGAGGAAAACATTGTCTTTGTGTTGTAATTACAGAAGAGCTTCCGATCTGTGTGTTGTACTTTTCTATCAGGGTCATATTTTGGCTTACAACTTTGGCTTTCGATAACCCCTGTGTAGGACTGAACATTCTGTCAGTGGCTGTGAAAAAGGAATTAAGAAGAGAGGACTGTTTGAGACTCAGGTTTCAGGTTGCTCTTATAGCAGTCTGGAAGACACacctggagagaagaggcttTTCCATGGTCTAGCCAGCCTTGACCTACCTGGCAGAGCAGTGACGCTGGTTTGTTGTGCTGTGCAGATATGCAAGGGCACTGAGTGAGGGGGCGAGCAGGAACCTTTCCTTAGCAGGAAACATGGAGAATCGAAGCTTTGCTGTGTGCTTTGCCggttttttttactgctgtgtAACATCTGACCTGTGTTTTTCACCAAATACAGCTTTTTCGCTGGCTGACAGATTAATCTCTTTATTCTAATTTCTTGTGTGGTTTAGTTCTTCTCTTCCTGGTCAGCAACATTGCAGATATCTGCTCACTGCTGGACCTGAATCTCTGGGGTGGAGGGTTTTCAGTGGAGAGCCTGTGTCCCTGGAAGCTGCCTGCCCCAGTGGGCTCAGCATAGCCTGGCACGTTGACATCCCTCAAAGTACTTTGCAAAGCTTCTCTCTTAATTCAGCCTGTCACCTGACATGGAGAGATTCTAAGTGTGTTATTTCTGATACTTTTGAGGGTGATTCCCTATATCTGCAAGTAATTCCTGTATTGTTTTGAATGAGTTGTACGGGTATTTGTGTATAAGTGCAACCAG
This genomic interval from Pelecanus crispus isolate bPelCri1 chromosome 3, bPelCri1.pri, whole genome shotgun sequence contains the following:
- the KIF26B gene encoding kinesin-like protein KIF26B; its protein translation is MNSVAGNKERIAVTARSRKYGVTDPCSPTKPAAPFSPESWYRKAYEESRAGSRPAPEGAGSALGSSGTPSPGSGTSSPGSFTGSPGPASPGIGTSSPGSLGGSPGFGTGSPGSGSGGGSSPGSDRGAWCEHCNARLAELKRQALKLLIPGPVSSKDPGFSLVIHDKLQVPNTIRKAWNEKDNRCDVCATHLNQLKQEAIQMVLTLEQAANSEHYDASPGSPPPLSNIPTLVSPRHMGSLQPRDWAYMPAPYATSNYTGFVANKHSGKPNSLGIVNGVEKKNGSPGHQAKVSFQMATSPSNGNVLNSVAIQAHQYLDGTWSLSRTNGVTLYPYQISQLMTETSREGLTEAALNRYNADKPSLYSFPASQSTYVASEVSTGTSVAASFFARAAQKLNLSSKKKKHRPSASSVPESPLFSTSFSSILQTSPPPAPPCLLRAVSKVKDTPGLGKVKVMVRISSTLARDTSESSSFLKVDPRKKQITLYDPLACGGQNAFQKRGNQVPPKMFAFDAVFPQDASQAEVCAGTVAEVIQSVVNGADGCVFCFGHAKLGKSYTMIGKDDSMQNLGIIPCAISWLFKLINERKEKTGARFSVRISAVEVWGKEENLRDLLSEVATGSLQDGQSPGVYLCEDPIYGMQLQNQSELRAPTAEKAAFFLDAAIASRRSSQRDCDEEDHRNSHMLFTLHIYQYRMEKSGKGGMSGGRSRLHLIDLGSCVKVLSKNREGSSGLCLSLSALGNVILALVNGSKHIPYKDSKLTMLLRESLGNMNCRTTMIAHISAAAGNYAETLSTIQIASRVLRMKKKKTKYTSSSSGGESSCEEGRMRRPTQLRPFHSRNTVDPDFPILHLSSDPDYSSSSEQSCDTVIYVGPNGTALSDKELTDNEGPPDFVPIVPALQKTKNEGRLEEVSESGPSTSERDCLKCNTFAELQERLDCIDGSEETDKFPFEEMPAQFSSDQMSKCSVSSQLAELSHLPESDKEDTMPESQHPDREAKENINATPSKLKRNHSPVPSGALTNVSTPSSPRSVTGSSSKELSSCQLAHSTSLQSSREGLNTCGFVEGKPRPMGSPRLGIASLSKTSEYKPPTSPSQRCKVYTQKGVLPSSTPPPAPLSKDTGMTSSESLLQPEIRTPPVGMSPQIMKKSVSSSNGDFEETILDEDQQQSISPESKKEILSTTMVTVQQPLELNGEDELVFTLVEELTISGVLDNGRPTSIISFNSDCSVQALASGSRPVSIISSISEDLECYSSAAPVSEVSITQFLPLPKLGLDDKSQDDGSRRSSISSWLSEMSTGSDGEQSCHSFIAQACYGHGEAMAEPPVSEFASTIQSASMICVSDKQKPVTDNMLILSEMGEEAFGKVPPIKGCKISALGKTTVTIKNTTSLSSCEGYIPMKTNITVYPCIAVNPFKAQDTDDTLPAVTADPKVAHAHDGKESSAKKDIKFEDPWLKREEDVKKDSSGSSDGPRPDTTRVSAKPEHSTKQSSADRFSSSSSSGDASISPGSDSPKRIVDGCEVAASGSATQSPVHSGDGLKNGSLPRGLPKASKLEEPDSHLHPTATDTSGVGCPALPQFSKGSLDKKMASPKHCVLTRPKGTPPLPPVRKSSLDQKNRASPQHSAASSTTSSPSSQPGSFLASFPEELSAKQKGPGIDTSGNNSSSKLFSAKLEQLASRTNSLGRSTGSHYECLSLERAESLSSVSSKMSPGKDTTMPRAGRSLSRSVMSSPTNSGLSQSAGASPKASQSKISAVSKLLLASPKARSLSASATKTLSFSTKSLPQSVGQSSSLPPSGKNMSWSTQSLSRNRGSSLASKLPLRAVNGRISELLQGSASARGLQPRGSSEADEHGGLPGDEKPAVHMLPSPYSKITPPRKPHRCSSGHGSDNSSVLSGELPPAMGKTALFYHSGGSSGYESMMRDSEATGSASSAQDSMSENSSSASGRCRSLKNPKKRSNAGSQRRRLIPALSLDTASPARKPANSPGVRWVDGPLRSGQRGLGEPFEIKVYEIDDVERLQRRRGGDSKEVLCFNAKLKILEHRQQRIAEVKAKYEWLMRELEVTKQYLMLDPNKWLSEFDLEQVFELDSLEYLEALECVTERLENRVNFCKAHLMMITCFDITSRRR